GGTGGCTTATGCAGAACTGCCTTTCGGGCCTCTTCACTGGCAGGTGATCCATATGTGATGGGCCTCTTCGCTGTGGGTTTTCCTACCATATCTTGTGCTAGCTCAAGCTAACTGACCAATATGCTCAAGCTAGCAGTTAGGATAGTTGTCAGGAACAAGATTTGTGACTCGTACGTAAGTGATTCCATTACTATACTAGTGAAATGTAACGCATGTCTTGTATACTTGAATTTCATTCAGTTACATATGGTCCTGGTCCTGAAGCAAATTTGAGCTTCTTCTTTCAAGAAATAAAAGAAACCTACTAATTATATGTCATTCGAAGTTTAGCACACATTGACTACCTATCAGATGTACAAAAAGGGTTTCTACATAGCTAATTTTGTCAAAATCTTCATTACACTAATGATCCGGAATAGTTCTAAATCTTCTCCAGTGCTTGGAGAATGTCATCCTTGAGATCCTCAAACTTCTCAATCCCGAAGATTAACCTCACCAAGTTGTCCTTGATCCCATTATTTGCCTTTTCCTCGTAACTCTGACCCCTGATGAGATCACAGATCCATGCAATATAAGTCAACAAATTCTACCATAGATGTTGCATGCATCTTCCTGTAAGTTGCAAACCAAAATAAATCCAAGAACGGCACGTACCAGAAGGACATGACTGCCGGCTGCTGCACGAGGCTTTCACACCCTCCGAGTGATGTTGCAATGAAGGGTATCTCTAGCGCATCGATGAACCTCATGATGCCATGCAGATCCGAGGCTACCTCGAAGCTGATGACGCCGCCGAAACCGGTCATCTGGCTCTTGGCAATGTCGTGCCACGGGCTGCTCAAAAGCCCAGGGTAGTACACTCGCTCGATCTTCGGATGGTTCTCGAGCAGGCGCGCCATCCGCAATGCAGTGCGGTTTTGTGTTTCCACACGTAGTCCCATCGTCTTGAGGCCGCGTATGATCATGTAGGCTGAGTCCTGCAGTAGTTAATGTTGCAGTGTAAGTTGTCAGAATCCAAATGTTTAGATCTTGTTTTTCTTGAATAAGAGTGAATCTTAACATGTACTTGCTGATAGTTGATCCTACATACCGGACTTATGGCGCCGCCGAGGTCGTGATGCCAGGCGCGTATTCTGGAGATGAGCGTCTCTGAGCCACTAATGCATCCCGCGATGACCTGAAATGGAATTGCACGATGAGATGTCTTAAATTTATGTAGACCCTACGCTGCTAATGATCCTGGAAGTAAAGGAGCAAAGTGGCAGTGCAATTGTACGTCTATGAAAAGACGTGTCATCTCGGGTAGCTACTCACGTCGTGATGGCCGGCGATGTACTTTGTGGCAGAGTGCACGACGACATCGGCCCCGAGGGTGAGCGGCTTCTGGTTGATGGGCGAGGCGAGGGTGCTGTCGATGCACACAAGAGCCCCTTTCCGGTGGCACAGCTCCGCGACGAGCTTAATGTCGATGCACTTGAGATGGGGGTTCGACGGAGAGTCGGTATAGAAGAGTGTCACCTGCATCAAAGCCAAGCATGTCGATCAGAACAGCCAACATATCTAGTTGACAAATTGAGGAAATTACTAGTTGCCAAATTAACGTACGTCGCCCATGTCAAGAACGGCCTTGAGTGTCTCCATGTCGTTCAGCTCAACGAATGTCACCTTGATGCCCATCTTGGAGAGCTTGTCGCGGATGAAGGCCCGAGCCTCGCTGTAGCACTCGGTCGTGGTCACCACGTGGCCAGCGCCGGGCGGCACGAGTGCGAGCAGCGTGGCGACGATGGCGTTCATGCCTGAGGACGTGACAAGCATCGACTCAGCCCTCTCAAGCGCACTGATCTTGTCCTCCAGGACCTTCACAGTAGGGTTGCCATAGCGGCCATACTCGAAGCTGTGGCGCCGGCCTTCCTTGAACGCAATGAGGTCGCCCGAGCTCTTGAACCAGTGTGTCGTGCCGCTCACAATAGGTGTCGCAATCGAGTCGGTGTCCATGGCGCCGTTCTTCCCCATCTTCTCCCCGGCGTGAACCGCCAGGGTCTCGTCTGAGAGAGTAGCATCTCGCTTCGGAGCCGTGGCGGCAGCGACGACACTGGTGTCATCCTGCTGCAACACCGGCACAAGGTGCTCAGCGCCAGGGAGGGTGGCATCAAGGAGCGCCACCGGGCTCAAAGCGGTGACACGCTTTGAAGAACGGCGAGCACGGAGCAGGCGGTGCTGCTCGGTGGGCGAAGCCTTGTTGACGAGAGGAGACGACGACCGCGCCATTAGTGACTTGTGGGGTCGAGGAAGAGTAGTGAAAACAGGTGGAATCGAAGAGATTAGCCAAGCTCAGATCAGATCAATTAAAAAGTTAGGCAGAGCTAGCTGCTTGTTTGTGTTCTTCCTATCTGTATACGATGGTGTGAATATATACTGGCCGATCAGTCTGGCTCTCTTGCGCGTCGAGCCATATAAAATTGACTGCCTACATATAAAATTGTCCCACTAACACATGCCACATGTGTCATCCATGCTCAGTCTCGCAAGCGTGTAGCTAGTAATACATCTTGTACCAATAAGGCATGTAATTAGTTAACTTCAACGTGCCATGGGGATTAAGAAATGACTTATTGGGCAGGATGAATCCAAGCAAAGACAAAAGTCTACGTCAAAGAACTGCGTGTTTGTATCTATCGACAGGAGCTCACTAAGCAAAGTTGGGGCTGTTTGAGCTCACTAGATTTTATAGAAGAAACAAAAAATAGTCCGACAGGATATACACGGTAGAACGGGTCGCATCAAACGGGGAAGGCTTGATGAAGGTTCATCAGAAATTAGTTGGATGGGAGGTATACCCTTGCATACAATAttgattttttttttctgaaacaaGGGGCCCGGCCGTTGATTTGCATTAGGGAAACCTCTAGCTGTTTTGACAAAACCAGTAAAATCGACACGTACTTTACTTGATTGCTCTACTTCTCTGCAACCATTACAAAACTTAGAACTTAGCACAGTTTCATAACAACTGATAGATCAAGGATAATCAATCTTCAAAGGTCCAGGCATCATTTTTCATACCAAGATCCTTTTTTTGTGGACGGTGCCCAACCATGTCTCTTCACGTACACCTCCCCAATAACCATCTTGATTAGCATCGCTGCTTCTCCCAGGCTTCTTTAACCTTGGGCTTTATACAACAATGCCTAAGGATCAATACGACTGTCGCCTGCAACGACTCAATCCTATATCAACCGGTACCACATCATTATCCGCCACAACGACAGAAATCTCCACTTTGCCCGCCTCATGTTATCCTGAAGAAGCGGCGCGACTCCCAATCACATTCTTGTGTTATTTAATCTCCATGCCCGCCTCTGCGATGCCTCGCAACAAGATATGGAGTGGTGCGGCAAGGGAAGGACCTATCGACACAACGACTGATGGTGCACTCAGAGAagataaaaggaaaaggaaaaggaaaacaaTGGGCCATTATTTGTTGTTCCACTTGGTGATCTCCTGACCTCCACATTTCCCTTCTTCACTCGCCCTGAAATTTGGAGTTGTCCCGTGGCTGGCGTGTGTGGCCGACTATTTGATGGGGTCTTCTTGTGGCTTTTCATGGGTTGTTGCAGCGAGGGTATCGTCGATGGATGTCAATGGCAAAGTTGAAGTTGCTTGCTCGAGGAGGAGTTATGACGATGTTGCTTGTGTGCTACCTCGATGTGCTTCTCTCCTCGGCAGTGTGTGTGATGTTCCGTTGTGTAACATGTCGGCCAGTTGTATCAGTTAAACATAACTTTTTGCATTTAACCGAGAAATTCTCACTTCTCTTTAATTAATCAAAAGTGCAAGTTTTCACCTCAAAATACCTCAAGAGGCAGAGCAGGACCGTCGGCCCATGCTGGGGGCggatccggaggaggaggcagagctgGCTGTGGGCTTCGCCATGGAGGACACCGTGGCGGAGTTCGAAATCGCCAAGAGGAGGAAGCGGTGGAGCAAACCTTCATCCAGGAGTCCATCTAGTCGGAGGCCGTAGTGGGGGCCAACCGGCGGTTCCTCCGCTAACAGAGGGCGGAGATCGACGAAATCTTCGCCTCTAGTGAGTCAGACGATGAGCCGGAGTTGACGCATGCGCCCATCTAGTCGGAGCCCAACACGATGACCGTGGACATCCCAGATGATGAGTAGTCCAAGGTAGATAGGATATCTACGTAGTACATAGGCTTTTTTATTATGCATAGTTTGTATGGATTTGACATATCAACTTTTAGGTACTTGGATTCAGAGGACATATTTTGAGGTGTGACCATCAGTTCCTGTGGACGCGTCCGTGGGCGTTTGAGGGCCTGGATTTGATGTCGTGGTTGTAGACGCCTCTTAGCTATCTAGGAATCCATCTGCCTCCAGCCATGAGGAAACAGGTGAACCTATCATTGATGGGCAGATGTGATTTTGCCCCCCACCCCCCCTGACCAGAAGCTTCCATTTCATCCTCAAAAGAATATGTTTCCCGTGCTTTGAGAATTTCACCATGCCACGACACTTGATAATTTTCTGCAGACCATCAATCTCACGTGTTTGATGATAGTGGTACCTATTCACCTATTGTCTTGTTATTCTGGTCAGGGTTTGGAATATCCTCTACCATGGAGCTGCGAGGAAAGGTCCATGATTTCCTATAACTTGTTAAGTAAAATAAAATATTGATAATAGGAACATATGGCATCAAATATTAACCCAATCCAATGGAGTACCTAGTACGGTAGTACCTACTAGTGCATACGATACAAAGAGAGGTGCATCACATGAGAAATGTCAAAGCAGGTAGCGAACTCTCAATGTTTGAATATCATATGAGCTATGGTGCATGTGTACGTTTTCATTGTACACACTAGGCTTTAGTTATTAGATCTGTGAGGGCTACCCAATAGTTCTTACTGACCAACTATTGTATTACCTACAGTTGATGTGTTTTACGCTTGTAGACACTTTGTGGTGCAGGGAATGTAACCACCTAGCCGCCGGGCGGCCAGAACAATTGGTCACTGCATAGTCAAGGCAAACAGTGAACAAGTTTAGCAAATTGACAATATTAGATTTGTGCAGTCCGTACACGTTAACTAATTTAATCACTAATACGTTCTTTGATAGGGTCCAAGAGTCACCCATCAAACTCGGTAACACGCCAGAAACAAGCATGTATGCACATGCATGAACCTTGAGGCTTAACCACCCCAAGGTGGAGTCATGCCGCACGCTTTAAAAAGTTCTTCAAAAAAATTGCACAATCAGTTTTACCGATTAAACATCTCAAGATGGAAATagtgttcaaacatgcatgatgcaTATGTCTACCAGAACAATATGACTGTTGTGTGCTACTGTGTTAATCAAGTTGCGTCTCCATTAGAATTTAATTAGCTAGTTCTCCCCATCATGGGGTGTGTGTGCAACAGTCTATGTTGAATATTTTCAAATTATCGACAAGTAATATGCAAACACCAATGCTTGGCTAGACATCAAGAGCTAAGCATATATTACATAGGTGACAATTATGGCGGTCCGATGGTGCGCTTGCCGATCTGTTGGCGGTATTGGGAAGTTCTGCGGCGTGGGGTGTGTTCTTCATCTCCTGGTATAGTGGCTTCACTGGTGGGGACGGCATCCGGAAACATGCGTGCGACAGGTCATTTTTTGATACTTTGACAGCACCATTGCCTCTCTGCGGCGTAGATGATCCCCGAAAATGCTTAACTTATGGGAGCAGTATTACGGATTGGATGTACGATATGATGTGTTCTCTTCCCAACTAACCTGATCATGATTTTCCCCGTGAGCCAAAATGACTGCACTTGTAAAACTAGTCTGTAAGAAATTTTTCGTAGATATAGCATTAGTCGATGACCGTCTCTAGTTTCACCAGAAGACTTTGTACTGAAATTTTCTCCTGTCTTGATGATCTTGGCGGCCAATGTGCCTACAACAAAAGGAGTCACCGAATTGGGTTCACTGttaaggatgacgtcacggcgactGAAACGTCTGACGCAGGTTGCAGGTATGGCACTACAAGTTTCGACGTCACCTTCTTTCACAATCGAGTATGCTTTTTTTTTGCGGCATCACCATCGAGTATGCTAATATGTCACCTTCCTAAGTTCTTCATGGATGCCAGCTACACACCTCCACAAGACCTCGACGTCGAAGCGAAGCTCCAATGAACAGTAGACTTGCATGTGCAACATATATGCGAACCCCTATCAGCACTAGTCTTCCATGTGCATGCTCACGCGCTACTCACATTGGAAGACTTCCACTACTTCAAGCTGGTCAAGCTGGTGCACTAGTGCAGCCTGCAAGTGGCCAGTGAGAACTTTACGTGGTACTCACTATAACGTGTGTAGGTGCGGGATTCTATAACTATGGATGCGTTTGGTTGAAAATGATAGCTTGGACTTTATTCGACCATTATACATTATGTTTTGGCCATATGATTTAAACATATTGGGGAATAATGTCTGCTCATCAAGGTCTATATATTGATCACCATGCCATTTCACATGCACCCCGGTTACTGGCTTGGAACCTTCGAAATAGTGCACTAGTCTCACATATCATTTGCAATTGTTGAACATCCATTCATTGCTTGTGTGCGGACGGTCCATCTGAAATTAGATCATTTTTTGTTGAACATGGATGAACTGGTACTCCAGCATGCAACCGCGAGCAGTGGATAATTAGCACTTAACCCCATTAGAAATATGAGAATGCTTTGATCTTCAAGGATTTATTGATCGCACCagtaaaatacaaaaaatattaaggGACCATGAGTCGACTAAGAATCCCATCGGGAGGGACTATATCCTATGCAGTTGTTCAACACTGACTCAATGTTTGATGTTGCTCCGCTAGGAATCTAACTAATGAGCAGGATCACGTGATTATCTATTAATTTCATTGCAAAATAATAacaataatgatgatgatgatgatcctcgcaataataataataataataataataataataataataataataataataataataataataataataataacaacaataATCCTCATAATAATAGAAATAACAACAAGAAGCTAATGCACATAGGTCAAATTATTTCTATGCTGGATCATTATAGACCCTGATTGTATGGTTAAGATTGAATCTTCAATAACCCAGCCTAAACGATTTGTGTTAGCCACACATAAAAGTCTTGTATCAGTTATACACCAGAGCAATTGCTTTATTCTCCAAAGAACTGTTGCTGATAACTATTGTATGAAATTAATAATAGTAGCTATGATGGCCTATGTTAAGAAAAAAAGAATGTTATTGTGATTAATTGCCACATGTGATGTCATCAT
This region of Triticum aestivum cultivar Chinese Spring chromosome 2D, IWGSC CS RefSeq v2.1, whole genome shotgun sequence genomic DNA includes:
- the LOC123048427 gene encoding probable cystathionine gamma-synthase 2; this translates as MARSSSPLVNKASPTEQHRLLRARRSSKRVTALSPVALLDATLPGAEHLVPVLQQDDTSVVAAATAPKRDATLSDETLAVHAGEKMGKNGAMDTDSIATPIVSGTTHWFKSSGDLIAFKEGRRHSFEYGRYGNPTVKVLEDKISALERAESMLVTSSGMNAIVATLLALVPPGAGHVVTTTECYSEARAFIRDKLSKMGIKVTFVELNDMETLKAVLDMGDVTLFYTDSPSNPHLKCIDIKLVAELCHRKGALVCIDSTLASPINQKPLTLGADVVVHSATKYIAGHHDVIAGCISGSETLISRIRAWHHDLGGAISPDSAYMIIRGLKTMGLRVETQNRTALRMARLLENHPKIERVYYPGLLSSPWHDIAKSQMTGFGGVISFEVASDLHGIMRFIDALEIPFIATSLGGCESLVQQPAVMSFWGQSYEEKANNGIKDNLVRLIFGIEKFEDLKDDILQALEKI